One part of the Dioscorea cayenensis subsp. rotundata cultivar TDr96_F1 chromosome 2, TDr96_F1_v2_PseudoChromosome.rev07_lg8_w22 25.fasta, whole genome shotgun sequence genome encodes these proteins:
- the LOC120280769 gene encoding uncharacterized protein LOC120280769 gives MWRRGVGLGWHGGRRWCSSVVRRHLEDEGDWSYASEWWGSSHCSGDGEGHTVFRSLSDQGNGVVSVVAYPSSRPAPEHWPAIERWLQERYAKIHPEFDHNGQFKILGYQWRVLRFNDNTRQSTAKIMAACRSTDYASIYLMQQPFCLAVPYLKSMASVGLTTLASSGYDLLGAVMGERNINVLCIGHGGGALPLFMASKIRGATVHSIEIDPVVITASVQAMGFPASALKETSDQFSFSCPHDADQILWEDVHDRIFLHRSDAEDFMLNNSNIYDLVFIDAYDGDDIFPRKLWDPDAPFLKALRSRLHPVHGTIVVNLHSDSDVLALFPNILPMGKYVSQVARAYKEQFGLAFTVSVPWLCNTSLVACSGVRFHKTNTSLTRDALLNGLISKSNFIDSFLDLPFPSLQYIKRGFVLVE, from the exons ATGTGGCGACGAGGAGTGGGGTTGGGATGGCATGGTGGCCGGCGATGGTGCTCCTCCGTCGTTCGCCGCCATCTCGAGGATGAGGGTGACTGGTCCTATGCTTCCGAATGGTGGGGCTCCAGCCATTGCTCCGGTGACGGCGAGGGACATACCGTTTTCCGATCTTTATCTGACCAAGGGAATGGCGTAGTCTCTGTGGTTGCTTATCCTTCTTCTCGCCCG GCACCAGAGCATTGGCCAGCAATTGAGAGATGGCTTCAAGAGAGGTATGCCAAGATACATCCAGAATTTGATCATAATGGACAGTTTAAGATACTTGGTTACCAATGGCGCGTGCTTCGCTTCAATGATAATACTCGCCAAAGTACAGCTAAAATTATGGCCGCTTGTAGAAGCACTGATTATGCCTCAATATACTTGATGCAGCAGCCGTTCTGTTTGGCTGTACCAT ATTTGAAAAGTATGGCATCAGTGGGTCTGACAACTTTGGCCTCTTCTGGTTATGACCTCCTTGGAGCTGTTATGGGAGAGAgaaatataaatgtattatGCATTGGTCATGGTGGAGGTGCACTCCCTTTGTTCATGGCTAGTAAAATTCGAG GTGCAACTGTCCATAGCATTGAGATTGACCCAGTTGTTATAACTGCCTCAGTTCAGGCAATGGGTTTTCCGGCATCTGCTCTGAAGGAAACATCAGATCAGTTTAGTTTCTCATGTCCTCATGACGCAGATCAAATATTATGGGAAGATGTTCATGATCGGATTTTCCTCCATAGATCAGACGCGGAGGATTTCATGCttaataattcaaatatatatgatttagtcTTCATAGATGCATATGATGGCGATGACATTTTCCCTCGCAAGCTATGGGATCCAGATGCCCCcttcctcaaagctctaagaaGTAGGCTTCATCCGGTCCATGGTACCATCGTGGTTAATCTCCATTCGGATTCTGATGTGCTTGCCCTTTTTCCGAACATACTACCAATGGGTAAATATGTCTCACAAGTTGCCAGGGCATACAAAGAGCAGTTCGGTCTTGCATTTACAGTTTCAGTACCCTGGCTCTGCAACACAAGTCTTGTAGCATGCAGTGGTGTTAGATTTCACAAGACCAATACTTCCCTTACTAGGGATGCTCTTCTGAATGGTCTCATatccaaatcaaatttcattgaCTCTTTTCTGGACTTGCCATTTCCTTCATTACAATACATCAAGAGAGGTTTTGTGCTTGTTGAATAA
- the LOC120277470 gene encoding noroxomaritidine synthase-like — protein MASMASWLTKPELILSIITFVLLYLFRYYHQSHHHLLLNFPVIGMLPGLFANLHWVHDWGTNIIRASGGTFMFRGPWFASMEYVVTSDPANINHIFNTNFINYPKGEEFFEIFDILGDGIFNSDGESWRLQRKKAHNLMTDHNFKAFLIKSSNSKVYTELIPLLQQLAGGEKEAQVVNLQDVFLRFTFDATCELVFGVNPKSLSPEFPTIPFSKAMDEAMTVILLRHTVPPQWWKLLRWLNVSGEKKLARARKVIDQFIAEVIEKKRDNHGNFRDSNLLTSYIKDTSSIEDIQESNKILRDTTMNLMLAGRDTTGAALTWFFWLLSKNKQAEEKIIEELKQYSLVKKEGIAGEELGKLVYLHAALCESLRLYPPVPFEHKAVVKEDVLPSGVEVRPGIKILIFLYGIGRMKEVWGEDCMEFKPERWISEKGKLRHEPSFKFLSFNAGPRTCLGKEVAFAQMKTVVAGILSRFHVDVVEGQVVEPKLSIILHTKNGIDGEDKGEKPELIWLCITNYIKCHYDVSFLCLLAMVLIKMV, from the coding sequence ATGGCTTCAATGGCTTCATGGCTAACAAAGCCTGAACTAATACTATCAATAATTACCTTTGTTCTTCTCTATCTCTTCCGCTATTATCACCAaagtcatcatcatcttcttctcaaCTTTCCGGTCATCGGAATGCTCCCCGGCCTCTTCGCCAACCTTCACTGGGTTCATGACTGGGGCACCAACATCATCCGGGCCTCAGGTGGCACCTTCATGTTCAGAGGACCTTGGTTTGCATCCATGGAATATGTAGTCACTAGTGACCCTGCCAACATTAACCATATCTTCAACACCAACTTCATAAACTACCCAAAGGGAGAAGAATTCTTCGAGATCTTCGACATTCTCGGCGACGGAATCTTCAACTCCGACGGCGAGTCATGGAGATTGCAGAGAAAGAAAGCTCATAACCTCATGACTGATCATAACTTCAAAGCATTCTTGATCAAGTCTAGCAATTCCAAAGTTTACACTGAGCTTATCCCTCTACTCCAGCAACTTGCCGgaggagaaaaagaagcacaagtTGTGAATTTGCAAGATGTGTTCTTGAGGTTCACTTTTGATGCTACATGTGAGTTAGTTTTTGGTGTTAATCCAAAGTCTCTCTCGCCGGAGTTTCCAACCATTCCTTTCTCAAAGGCCATGGATGAGGCCATGACAGTGATACTACTCCGGCACACCGTGCCACCACAGTGGTGGAAGTTGTTGAGGTGGTTGAACGTCAGCGGGGAAAAAAAACTAGCAAGAGCTCGGAAAGTTATAGACCAGTTCATAGCTGAAGtaatagagaagaagagagacAACCATGGAAACTTCAGAGACAGTAATCTTCTAACATCTTACATCAAAGACACAAGCTCCATAGAGGATATCCAAGAATCTAACAAGATACTAAGAGATACGACGATGAATCTAATGCTTGCCGGAAGAGACACAACTGGGGCAGCACTTACATGGTTCTTTTGGCTACTGAGCAAGAACAAACAAGCAGAAGAGAAGATCATTGAAGAGCTGAAACAGTACTCACTGGTGAAGAAGGAAGGGATTGCTGGTGAAGAGTTAGGTAAGTTGGTTTACTTGCATGCAGCTCTGTGTGAATCATTGAGGTTATATCCACCTGTACCTTTTGAGCATAAAGCAGTTGTTAAAGAAGATGTGCTACCAAGTGGGGTGGAAGTGAGACCAGGGATTAAGATACTTATTTTCCTCTACGGAATTGGGAGGATGAAGGAAGTTTGGGGTGAGGATTGCATGGAGTTTAAGCCTGAAAGATGGATCAGTGAGAAGGGGAAGTTGAGGCATGAACCTTCATTTAAGTTCTTGTCTTTTAATGCTGGGCCAAGGACTTGTTTGGGAAAAGAGGTTGCTTTTGCACAAATGAAGACAGTTGTTGCAGGTATTTTAAGCAGGTttcatgttgatgttgttgaagGTCAAGTTGTTGAACCTAAGCTTTCCATTATACTTCATACTAAGAATGGGATTGATGGTGAGGATAAGGGAGAGAAGCCTGAACTGATATGGCTGTGtataacaaattatataaaatgtcACTATGATGTAAGCTTTCTGTGTTTGTTAGCTATGGTACTAATTAAGATGGTATGA
- the LOC120270032 gene encoding oxidation resistance protein 1, whose translation MLLSWKERVAEKLSRLLADSPSSSPSTDPRPDRQGIIPLGTEEVCSPKKSKVSYLISFLPTINSPFHGHSSDMHDKRLMSIRSKHGRWEANGFGSEEKPLEFNLDSGSESENDDVFVTPKANPMDAVDVFSSINGNDGNEEVPSSRDSQEFLPYLTDKSVFMNSDLFDFFQSSLPNIAKGCQWILLYSTLKHGISLRTLLRNSNSTPGPCLLIAGDTQGAVFGGLLDCPLNPTAKRKYQGTNQTFVFTTIYGEPRLFRPTGANRYYYLCLNDLLAFGGGSNFALCLDEDLLHGSSGLCETFGNLCLAHSPEFELKNVELWGFTHSSLCCT comes from the exons ATGCTTCTCTCGTGGAAGGAGAGGGTGGCGGAGAAGCTCTCCCGTCTCCTCGCTGACTCGCCTTCTTCCTCTCCCTCCACTGACCCTCGCCCTGATCGTCAG GGAATAATACCCTTGGGCACCGAGGAAGTTTGTTcaccaaagaaatcaaaggttTCTTACCTTATATCCTTTTTACCTACAATAAACTCTCCCTTCCATGGACACTCATCAGATATGCATGATAAAAGATTGATGTCAATTCGATCAAAACACGGTAGATGGGAAGCCAACGGATTTGGAAGTGAAGAAAAGCCCTTGGAATTTAATTTGGATAGTGGAAGTGAAAGTGAAAATGATGATGTGTTTGTGACCCCTAAAGCAAATCCCATGGATGCGGTTGATGTGTTCAGCAGTATCAATGGTAATGATGGAAATGAAGAAGTCCCTTCCTCACGTGACTCGCAAGAGTTTCTGCCTTATCTTACAGACAAGTCTGTGTTTATGAACTCAGACTTGTTTGACTTCTTTCAGTCATCTCTTCCTAATATTGCCAAAGGTTGCCAATGGATTTTATTGTACAG TACATTGAAGCATGGGATATCACTTAGGACGCTTCTTCGCAATAGCAATAGCACTCCAGGTCCATGCCTATTG ATTGCAGGAGATACACAAGGTGCTGTTTTTGGTGGGCTGTTGGACTGCCCTCTAAATCCTACAGCAAAAAGAAAATACCAA GGAACCAACCAAACATTTGTTTTCACCACAATATATGGGGAACCAAGGCTCTTCAGACCAACTG GTGCAAATAGGTATTACTACTTGTGCTTGAATGATTTATTGGCATTTGGTGGTGGCAGTAACTTTGCTTTGTGCCTGGATGAGGATTT GCTACATGGATCAAGTGGACTGTGTGAAACCTTTGGGAACCTTTGTTTAGCTCACAGCCCTGAGTTCGAACTAAAAAATGTTGAG TTGTGGGGCTTCACGCATTCTTCTCTATGTTGCACCTGA
- the LOC120277342 gene encoding pre-mRNA-processing factor 19-like, with protein MMCSLSNEVPDDPVVSKKSGLLFSRRLVEQHIKEYGKCPITKEELTLDDLMPVKTNKVAKPRPLQAASIPGLLGMFQNEWDALMLSNFALEQQLHTARQELSHALYQHDAACRVIARLKKERDEARMLLSQAERQIPLSTASAADNVVSNGKRAVEDGELGPDGKRIRPGINPVMIDELTECNSLLSTQRKRRQIPPTLAPVDALESYTQVSSHPLHKTNKPGILSVDIHPTKDVIATGGVDTNAVLFDRSTGQILCTLSGHSKKVNSVKFVPRDELFVTGSADKTVRVWQGVEDGNYDCRHVLKDHTAEVQSVTIHATNNYFVTASMDNTWCFYDLASGSCLTQVGEASGDEGYTSSAFHPDGLILGTGTSEAQVRIWDVKTQSNVAKFDGHVGAITSLSFSENGYFLATAALDGVKLWDLRKLRNFRSFSPYDSNTPTNAVEFDFSGSYLAIAGADVRVYQVANVKQEWNLIKTFPDLSGTGKVTSVKFGGDAKYLAVGSMDRNLRIFGLPGDESGDTKS; from the exons ATGATGTGCTCGC TGTCCAACGAGGTTCCGGATGATCCGGTGGTTTCGAAGAAGTCTGGGTTGCTGTTTAGCAGACGGCTGGTCGAGCAGCATATCAAG GAGTATGGGAAGTGCCCGATTACGAAGGAGGAGCTCACATTGGATGATCTTATGCCGGTTAAGACGAATAAG GTGGCAAAGCCAAGACCATTGCAAGCTGCCAGCATTCCTGGTTTACTTGGGATGTTCCAGAAT GAATGGGATGCTCTGATGCTATCAAATTTTGCACTAGAGCAGCAGTTGCATACAGCAAGACAAGAGCTAAGTCATGCCTTATATCAG CATGATGCTGCATGTCGTGTTATAGCTAGGCTAAAGAAGGAAAGAGATGAAGCAAGGATGTTGTTGAGTCAGGCTGAAAGACAGATACCTTTGTCAACAGCATCTGCTGCAGATAATGTTGTTAGCAATGGAAAAAGAG CTGTTGAAGATGGGGAGTTGGGCCCCGATGGGAAGAGGATTCGTCCTGGTATTAATCCTGTCATGATCGATGAACTTACTGAATGTAATTCGTTGCTTTCAACACAGAGGAAAAGGCGACAG ATCCCACCCACATTGGCACCTGTTGATGCACTGGAAAGTTATACCCAGGTTTCAAGCCATCCCCTTCACAAGACTAACAAACCAGGCATTTTATCTGTTGATATTCATCCAACAAAG GATGTAATTGCCACTGGAGGGGTTGACACGAATGCGGTGCTTTTTGATAGGTCAACAGGCCAGATCCTGTGCACGTTGTCTGGTCATTCAAAGAAG GTTAACAGTGTAAAATTTGTGCCTCGGGATGAGCTGTTTGTGACTGGTTCTGCCGATAAG ACTGTTCGAGTTTGGCAAGGTGTTGAAGATGGGAACTATGATTGCCGGCATGTCTTGAAGGATCATACTGCAGAA GTTCAATCGGTTACAATTCATGCAACTAATAACTATTTTGTGACTGCTTCTATGGATAACACCTGGTGCTTCTATGATCTGGCTTCTGGATCTTGCCTCACTCAG GTTGGTGAAGCTTCAGGAGATGAGGGTTACACTTCTTCTGCATTTCATCCTGATGGTCTTATTCTGGGAACTGGAACTTCTGAAGCCCAAGTTAGAATTTGGGATGTGAAAACTCAG TCAAATGTTGCCAAATTCGATGGCCATGTTGGAGCAATAACTTCTTTGTCATTTTCTGAGAATGGGTATTTCCTTGCG ACTGCAGCTCTTGATGGTGTAAAGCTTTGGGACTTGCGTAAACTAAGGAACTTCCGGTCCTTTTCTCCTTACGACTCCAATACCCCAACAAATGCCG TTGAGTTCGACTTCAGTGGAAGTTATCTTGCAATTGCAGGTGCCGATGTAAG GGTCTACCAAGTTGCAAATGTGAAGCAGGAATGGAATCTCATTAAAACTTTTCCAGATCTATCGGGCACCG GCAAAGTGACAAGCGTAAAGTTTGGAGGAGACGCAAAGTACCTGGCGGTGGGGTCGATGGATCGAAACCTCAGGATATTTGGGCTACCTGGTGATGAGTCTGGAGATACCAAATCATAA